TAATATTTATCTTCCTCTGCCTGATTATAGACCTTCTCTTTCCCAGTTCAGTCACACAGAACTTTAGTATTTATACATACAAACTGGATATCTACTTCTCTTTGCTTATCATTAGTAGCTTAGTATCCCTATCTTCTCTCATGGTAGCTCAAGAATACGAATTAGAGAAACAACAATTACAGGAAAAAAACAAAATTCTGAGTCAGGCGCAGAAAACAATTAGGATGGGAGTATGGGAATATAGACTGCCGGCTAGAGAACTCCTGTGGACAGAAGAAGTCTTCTCAATCTTCGAACTAGACCCAGCTCTTGGTCCACCTAGTTTAGAAGAGTACAAGTTAATGATTCCCACTACTGAATGGCAGCAGATAGAAACTAAATTGTACAGGGCTATAACTGAAGGTATAGGATTCCAAGTTGAACACAGAGTTATCACTAGAGACGGTGGCCATAAATTTGTAGTTTGCAATGCCGAAGCTGTTAAGGATCAAAACGGTAAGGTAATTAAATTATTCGGAGTAGTACAGGATATTACAGATCGGAAGAAATTAGAACTTAGCTTACAACGTAGCCAACAAATGCTAGCAGAGGCACAACGATTAGCTCAGGTCGGATATTGGGAATATGAACTGGATGGCGATCGGGTGGAGTGGTCAGAAGAGACATTCCGCATCTTTGGGTTTCCTATATCATCCAAAGCACCTAGCAAAGCAGAAATTGAAGGTAGAATTCACCCAGACGACTTGAGGTTATATAAAGAGGCTATTAGTAGAAAAATTCAAGGAATAGAACCAGATGCCACCGACAAAATTGAGATGAGGTTTTTGCTGCCTGATGGAACCATTAAGTACACCGAGACTGCTTACAATATACTGAGGGAGAATGGTAAAGCTGTCAAGGCATATGGTTCTGTAATTGATATTACCGATCGGAAACTAGTAGAAATAGCCTTAGAGGAGACTAATAGGGCTTTAGAAGAGAGTAACAAACGTTTGCAGCTGATTTTGGAGTTGAATCAAGTAGGTACTTGGGAATGGCATGTTTTTGATAACCGTATTGTGTGGAGTAAACAGAAATATCAACTTATGGAAATACCACAGTACGTGGAACCAAGTTATGCCATGTTTGAACAAATATTGCATCCCGACGATCGAGAACTGTTCAGAGAAGAACTAGCAGCAGCTGCAGGGGGAAGCCCTTTAGAACTAGAGTATAGGATACAGCTCAGGGACGGCAGTGTTAGGTGGTTACTATCCAAGGCAGAGAGTTTCCACCATTATATAGCAGGTATTACGATTGATATAACCGATCGGAAGTATTTGGAAAACTCCCTCAAGTCACAAAATTATTTACTAAAACTTATAGCCAGCGGTCGAGCTTTAGATGAGATACTGATGGAGACAATTAATACACTGGAAAAAGAAGTTTATGGTTCAATTGGGTGTATTCTGCTAACAGAACACTCCAGGATTAAAGCAATCAAAAGCAAGACTTCTACCAAAATAGGTGCTGATTACTTGAAGGCAGTGGATAATCTCCTCTTAGAGGAAGGGACAGGAGCCTGTGGCAGTGCTGTTGCTCGTAAGCAAGCAGTTATGGTCTATGACATTGCTAGCGATACAAGATACAAGCAGTTTTTGTCCCTCACAGAAAAATACAATTTTCGGTCTTGCTGGTCAGTCCCAATTCTAGCCAAAGATGATCAGGCAATTGGTACAATAGTAGCCTACTTTCATGACAACCATATATTCAAAAAATATGAATTAGATTTTGCTAAAAGCTTGGCTGACATTGTGAGCATTGCCATTGCCAAACATGAGTTTGAGGCAGAACTTGTCGCTAGTGAAGAAAGATTCCGTGCAATAGCTAACAACATTCCTGGGGTAATTCTACGCTACATTCTCTATCCCGACGGCTCAGACGGATTGCTTTATATTAGCCCTGGCTCTATCGATTTATGGGGTGTTCCTCCTGAGGAAGCCTTAACAGATGTGAGTAAACTGTGGGCTTGCACCCTAGAGGAAGATATACCAATGCTGCGTGCTAGTATTCGCAAATCAGCAGAGTCACTGACTACTTGGAAGCATGACTGGCGTACACGGACAAGGGATGATATGCTCAAATGGGTTACTGGTGTGGGTGTTCCCCATAGACTGGATAGTGGTGCTGTCGTGTGGGATACCATAATCACAGATGTCACCGATCGGAAAATTTTTGAATCGGAGTTAGAAGCTTTAGTTACCCAGCGAACAGCAGCTTTGCAAAAATCTCAAGAATTTTTAGAAAGGCAGTTAGCCAAAGAGAAAGAGTTAATGTTACTGCTGCAAACAGAATTAAGACAAAAAGAAACACTGCTGAAGGAGGTACACCACAGAGTAAAAAATAACCTCCAAATTGTTTCCAGTTTACTCCGTTTACAAGTGGAAAATATCCTGGATGACTCGGTAAAAATAGCTTTACAAGACAGCCAAAACCGCATTCAATCAATGGCACTAATCCATGAACGTTTATACCGATCGGATGACCTTAGTCAAATTCCAGTTAGCATTTATTTCCGTGAATTAACTGACTATCTCTGGCAAACCTATAATGCCTACAGACGGAATATTGAGCTAAGTTTGCAGGTAGTGGATTTACAACTGGAAATGGATCGACTGATTCCCTGTGGGTTAATTGTCAATGAGCTAGTTAGTAATTGTCTCAAATATGCATTTAGCGGGAGAGAAAGGGGTAAAGTTACCTTAAGTTTTTACCTGTCTGCTAGTCAGTACTACTTGCAGGTGGCAGATGATGGTGTAGGCTTACCCCCTAATTTTAATCTACAATCTTCTACTTCTTTAGGGCTGCGTTTGGTAGGGAGGTTAGTACAGCAATTGCATGGTCACCTAGAGATAGGTTATGATGGGGGTGCAATTTTTACCATCACGTTTCCCCAAAGCCCATGAACAAACCAGCAATCTTGATTGTGGAAGACGAAGCAGTGGTGGCTATGGATATTGAAAATACAATCTGTCGTCTAGGATACACATTATTTGGGAGTGTCACTACGGCAGAAGAAGCCCTATGCTTGGTGGAACAAAACAAACCCAACCTTGTCCTCTGTGACATTCGTTTAGCAGGGGAAATGGATGGTGTTACTCTGTCAGAAGTTTTACGACAAAAATACAGTATTCCCGTAGTGTTTCTAACAGCGCATGCAGATGTTGTGACCATTGAGCGAGCAAGCCAAACGAAACCTTTTGGTTATGTAGTCAAACCGTTTCAAGAAAAGGACCTCCATGTAGCTATAGAGATTGCTCTTGCTCGTTATGAAGCAGAGTCTAATCTAGCTTTAGCTTTACGCAAGGAAGAAGAGTTACGGCAAGTCAAAACCAGATTTTTTGCTACCGCTATCCATGATATTCGTTCTCCCCTAACGCAAATTGCTTTTGCTGCTCACATTTTAGAATCTACCTTTGCTAATGTCCAACATCCCCATAAACAGAGGTATTTCGATCGGATTCACAAAGGAGTAGAAAATATCCGTCAACTATTGGATGATGTATTGCAAATTCAACGTTTAGAATCAGAGCGTTTAGCGCTCAATCCTATGCCTACAGAATTAGTTAAGCTTTGTCGACAATTACGGGATGAGGTACAAACCTGCGCAGGAGATAGATACAATATTTCCTTTAATGTCAATATTGATCGAGAAGTAGTTGTGTTGGTGGATCAGATGCTTTTGCAAAGAATGCTTGGTAATTTGCTATCCAATGCGGTCAAGTATTCCCCAGGAGGAGGTACTGTCTTTTTCAGCTTGGACATTACCGCAAAGTCTGTAACCTTTACTATCAGAGATAACGGCATTGGTATCCCTGCTGCTTCTTTAGAACATATCTTCGAAGCATTTCAAAGAGGAACCAATGTTGCTGATATTCCGGGTACTGGTCTGGGTTTAGCGATCGTGAAAATGTGCGTTGATGCCTGTGGCGGTGAGATAACGATCGATTCCACTGTTAACGTAGGCACTACAGTGAGGGTGAGCCTGCCACTAGTAGAGTGTGCGTCTTTTCTCCCCGCTGTGTAGTAGACTAGACGGACAAGTACGACTGTATAATCTCCCTGCTCAAGCTATCGGTGCTACCAGAAGCTACTATACCACCCTTTTGCATAGCGTAATAATAATCTGCCTGTTTAACAAAGTGTAAGTGCTGCTCCACTAGCAGAATACCAATTCCTCGTTTGCTGACTATACTGCGCACTGCTGCTTCAATTTCTAAAATAATGGAAGGTTGAATTCCTTCTGTTGGTTCATCCATCAAGAGGAGTTGGGGATTGCCCAGGAGTGCTCTCCCGATCGCTAGTTGCTGTTGTTGTCCACCGCTGAGGTCACCGCCACGGCGATTTTGCATAGACGCTAAGACCGGGAACAACTGAAAGACTTCTGCTAGCGCCTCTTCCACATCTACCTTGCCATTTTTCTGGGCTTCTAAGCCTAACAGTAAATTCTCTCTTACGGTCAGACGGGGCAAAATTTCTCTGCCTTGGGGAACGTAGCCAATGCCTAACTGCGCTCTCGCATAGGGCTTAAGGGATAAAATCGATCGGTCTTGAAACTTTATATCCCCGGCTCTGGGTGACAGCAGACCCATGATTGTTTTTAGTAAAGTGGTTTTACCAACACCGTTACGACCAATCAAACAGACAATTTGCCCAGGATTGACATGGAGATCGACTTGCCGCAAGATATGGCTTTCACCATAGAAAACATCTAAATTACTAATGGTGAGCATCCTCTTCCTCCTGCGCTCCTAGATAAACTTCAATAACACGCTGATCATTTTGCACTTCTGCCATTGACCCCTCACACAAAACAGCACCCTGATGTAAAACTGTCACTCTTTGGGCTATCTGACGGACAAACTCCATGTCGTGCTCAATCACAATAATCGAATGATCACCCGCCAGGGAAAGTAACAAATTACCCGTCTTTTCCGTCTCTTCATCAGTCATGCCCGCCACAGGTTCATCAACCAGCAACAAATCAGGGGACTGCGCCACTAACATACCAATCTCCAACCATTGCTTTTCACCGTGGGATAGCAGACCTGCTTGCCAATGGGCTTTGGGTGCCAGACCAATAAAAGAAAGCAGTTCATCCACCGATCGTTTTTCCACAACTGAAGTAGGACGAAATAAAGTGTGCCACAGGTCCTTGTAGGGATTTTTTGCTAGTTCCAAATTCTCTCGCACTGATAGATTAAGATAAATACGGGGAGTCTGAAACTTTCTGCCTACCCCCATTCTAGCAATCTCAAATTCACTATAACGACTAATGTCCTTACCCTGGAAACGTACTTCCCCACTTGTTGGTTTGACCTTACCAGTAATAACATCTAGGAAGGTAGTTTTACCTGCGCCATTAGGACCAATAATCGTCCGCAGTTCCCCCGCTTCCATGGAAAAGTTGAGGTCATTGAGAGCCTTGAAGCCATCAAAACTAACAGTTAAATGTTCAATCTCCAGGATGTTCATACCTCTCATCCATTTCTAATTCCAGTTTGGGATAAGTAAAAAGTTCTCGCTTGCCTGTCATTTTCTCCCACAGTTCTAGTCCCTGGGTGCGCAACCAACCCACTACCCCATCTGGCAGTAACATGACGATTAACAAAAACAATCCCCCCTGGAAGAAAAGCCAAACCTGCGGAAATGTCTCACTCAAAAGACTCTTAGCAAAGTTGACCACCAGTGTCCCCAAAATTGCCCCGACCAAAGAAGCTCTACCACCCACCGCCACCCAGATTACCATCTCAATGGAAAAGGCAATATCCATTGCTTTGGGAGAAATGATACCTGTTTGAGGAGTATAAAGAGCACCAGCTATACCTGCTAAAGCTGCCGACACAGCAAAGACAAACACC
This genomic interval from Pseudanabaenaceae cyanobacterium SKYG29 contains the following:
- a CDS encoding PAS domain-containing protein; the protein is MVAQEYELEKQQLQEKNKILSQAQKTIRMGVWEYRLPARELLWTEEVFSIFELDPALGPPSLEEYKLMIPTTEWQQIETKLYRAITEGIGFQVEHRVITRDGGHKFVVCNAEAVKDQNGKVIKLFGVVQDITDRKKLELSLQRSQQMLAEAQRLAQVGYWEYELDGDRVEWSEETFRIFGFPISSKAPSKAEIEGRIHPDDLRLYKEAISRKIQGIEPDATDKIEMRFLLPDGTIKYTETAYNILRENGKAVKAYGSVIDITDRKLVEIALEETNRALEESNKRLQLILELNQVGTWEWHVFDNRIVWSKQKYQLMEIPQYVEPSYAMFEQILHPDDRELFREELAAAAGGSPLELEYRIQLRDGSVRWLLSKAESFHHYIAGITIDITDRKYLENSLKSQNYLLKLIASGRALDEILMETINTLEKEVYGSIGCILLTEHSRIKAIKSKTSTKIGADYLKAVDNLLLEEGTGACGSAVARKQAVMVYDIASDTRYKQFLSLTEKYNFRSCWSVPILAKDDQAIGTIVAYFHDNHIFKKYELDFAKSLADIVSIAIAKHEFEAELVASEERFRAIANNIPGVILRYILYPDGSDGLLYISPGSIDLWGVPPEEALTDVSKLWACTLEEDIPMLRASIRKSAESLTTWKHDWRTRTRDDMLKWVTGVGVPHRLDSGAVVWDTIITDVTDRKIFESELEALVTQRTAALQKSQEFLERQLAKEKELMLLLQTELRQKETLLKEVHHRVKNNLQIVSSLLRLQVENILDDSVKIALQDSQNRIQSMALIHERLYRSDDLSQIPVSIYFRELTDYLWQTYNAYRRNIELSLQVVDLQLEMDRLIPCGLIVNELVSNCLKYAFSGRERGKVTLSFYLSASQYYLQVADDGVGLPPNFNLQSSTSLGLRLVGRLVQQLHGHLEIGYDGGAIFTITFPQSP
- a CDS encoding ATP-binding protein, which codes for MNKPAILIVEDEAVVAMDIENTICRLGYTLFGSVTTAEEALCLVEQNKPNLVLCDIRLAGEMDGVTLSEVLRQKYSIPVVFLTAHADVVTIERASQTKPFGYVVKPFQEKDLHVAIEIALARYEAESNLALALRKEEELRQVKTRFFATAIHDIRSPLTQIAFAAHILESTFANVQHPHKQRYFDRIHKGVENIRQLLDDVLQIQRLESERLALNPMPTELVKLCRQLRDEVQTCAGDRYNISFNVNIDREVVVLVDQMLLQRMLGNLLSNAVKYSPGGGTVFFSLDITAKSVTFTIRDNGIGIPAASLEHIFEAFQRGTNVADIPGTGLGLAIVKMCVDACGGEITIDSTVNVGTTVRVSLPLVECASFLPAV
- the urtE gene encoding urea ABC transporter ATP-binding subunit UrtE; this encodes MLTISNLDVFYGESHILRQVDLHVNPGQIVCLIGRNGVGKTTLLKTIMGLLSPRAGDIKFQDRSILSLKPYARAQLGIGYVPQGREILPRLTVRENLLLGLEAQKNGKVDVEEALAEVFQLFPVLASMQNRRGGDLSGGQQQQLAIGRALLGNPQLLLMDEPTEGIQPSIILEIEAAVRSIVSKRGIGILLVEQHLHFVKQADYYYAMQKGGIVASGSTDSLSREIIQSYLSV
- the urtD gene encoding urea ABC transporter ATP-binding protein UrtD, with product MNILEIEHLTVSFDGFKALNDLNFSMEAGELRTIIGPNGAGKTTFLDVITGKVKPTSGEVRFQGKDISRYSEFEIARMGVGRKFQTPRIYLNLSVRENLELAKNPYKDLWHTLFRPTSVVEKRSVDELLSFIGLAPKAHWQAGLLSHGEKQWLEIGMLVAQSPDLLLVDEPVAGMTDEETEKTGNLLLSLAGDHSIIVIEHDMEFVRQIAQRVTVLHQGAVLCEGSMAEVQNDQRVIEVYLGAQEEEDAHH